In Terriglobia bacterium, a single window of DNA contains:
- the bshC gene encoding bacillithiol biosynthesis cysteine-adding enzyme BshC has product MTRIPFGSLPQMSALFLDYVGDPARLRKFYPRSYSIESIAAFARERKPLERGHRDRLCAGLGGDKRSIEKLAAGAAAVITGQQAALFAGPNYTILKAVTAIKLAKALDAAGVPAVPVFWIASEDHDFQEIESAYVLDRDSGLTHLRVDLSNTESSPVGWLKLGGDVSGAISTCLSSLPESEFQPQLRELLECSYRPGVSPVDAFSAMLEKLFEGSGLILANPLNPELRLLAQPTLVDAVRDHSRLLAAVQARGRELSEAGYHEQVKVDKNFTGLFAYRGKSRQALRPEELSQELQLSANVLVRPVMQDSMFPTAAYVGGPAEVAYFAQAAAVYDALGRQVPPVYPRISATVLESRVSRTLAKYGIDFLEVFRGRDFLRRKAVASVHGVEVFDRVREKIEAELETLGPTLTAVDSTLAGALDTSRQKIRHQVEALRTKFVNAEARRNDTLERHLEAIGNSIFPDKKFQERVLNVTSFLVRYGFGFTRRLEEALNLDSREHQVIEI; this is encoded by the coding sequence ATGACACGTATTCCGTTTGGGAGTCTGCCGCAAATGTCGGCGCTCTTCCTTGACTATGTCGGCGATCCGGCGCGGCTGCGGAAATTCTATCCACGCTCATATTCGATCGAATCGATTGCGGCGTTTGCGCGTGAACGCAAGCCGCTCGAACGCGGCCATCGTGACCGCTTATGCGCAGGTCTTGGCGGCGACAAGCGCTCGATCGAGAAACTTGCAGCCGGCGCCGCCGCCGTCATCACCGGACAGCAGGCGGCGCTGTTTGCCGGGCCGAACTACACCATCCTCAAAGCGGTCACCGCCATCAAACTCGCGAAAGCGCTCGATGCCGCAGGAGTGCCGGCGGTTCCTGTGTTCTGGATAGCGTCGGAGGATCACGACTTTCAGGAAATCGAGTCGGCATACGTCCTCGATCGTGATTCCGGTCTGACCCATCTTCGCGTCGATCTCTCGAATACGGAATCCTCGCCGGTAGGCTGGCTCAAGCTGGGCGGCGACGTCTCCGGCGCGATCTCGACATGCCTCTCGAGCCTGCCGGAGTCCGAGTTCCAGCCGCAGCTTCGAGAGCTGCTGGAGTGTTCCTACCGTCCCGGTGTTTCCCCGGTCGATGCATTTTCCGCGATGCTCGAGAAACTTTTCGAAGGCTCCGGTCTGATCCTCGCGAATCCGTTGAATCCTGAGCTGCGGCTGCTGGCGCAGCCGACGCTCGTCGATGCTGTTCGAGACCATTCCAGACTCCTGGCGGCAGTTCAGGCCCGCGGCCGCGAATTGTCTGAAGCCGGGTACCACGAGCAGGTGAAGGTTGATAAAAACTTTACCGGGCTGTTTGCCTACCGCGGGAAGTCGCGGCAGGCGCTCCGGCCCGAGGAACTCAGCCAGGAGCTTCAACTGAGTGCCAATGTTCTGGTTCGTCCTGTGATGCAGGATTCGATGTTTCCGACGGCTGCCTATGTCGGAGGCCCGGCGGAGGTCGCGTACTTCGCTCAAGCGGCCGCCGTCTACGATGCGCTTGGACGCCAGGTTCCACCGGTCTATCCGCGGATCAGTGCCACTGTACTGGAAAGCCGCGTTTCCCGCACGCTGGCGAAGTACGGCATCGACTTCCTGGAGGTCTTTCGAGGCCGTGACTTTCTGCGCCGGAAAGCAGTAGCGAGCGTCCACGGAGTGGAAGTATTCGATAGGGTCCGTGAGAAGATCGAGGCCGAATTAGAGACGCTCGGTCCCACTTTGACCGCGGTAGATTCAACCCTCGCAGGGGCGCTGGATACCTCCAGGCAGAAAATCCGGCACCAGGTCGAGGCGCTGCGAACGAAGTTTGTAAACGCCGAAGCGCGCCGGAACGACACACTGGAGAGGCATCTGGAGGCTATCGGGAACTCG